Proteins encoded together in one Lathamus discolor isolate bLatDis1 chromosome 3, bLatDis1.hap1, whole genome shotgun sequence window:
- the FAM171B gene encoding protein FAM171B: MLGTCGRLSSLLLGLAAAMLMPLLLLVRPPPVDAGAATHPLQQLAALPMGAPAAAPAASGSVFMLKVQVNDIISHQYLQQAVVEVFVNYTKTNSTLTGSNGAVLIKVPYKLGVSLTIVSYKDGYMLTPLPWKTGRMPIYSSVMLSLFPQSQANMWLFEDTVLITGKLSDAKLQPSVQFPKFLIKLPTNRHITNVTAYLTVPEQFLKVDSFVYSTGILLSKSGFKSMELAPLAAICVNVRLTGKELKVNGPIQITLPLPPSTVKSGDAVPAWAFDMKTGAWVSHGLGKVKEADGQLVWTYTAQHLGYWIAAPLPGARESIISVVSKDITAYHTVFLTAILGGTVVIIIGFFAVLLCYCRDKCGQTQKKEKSTTKLEVIKKDQTTSTTHINHISAVKGSLKLEDKSQLYTSKISYSPQRRMSIDTEDGKSRDNFKIYTEDASYHLPCQTGQSRNSAHSLEPNAGVRHLQQLKHSSSTISQAPRDIQDQNRYLSLKEEMYGLSHIPEHLMHIYNQHIAILQTSDLFHSPEQLHPAKSATLPRKGQLVYSPMMEPMNHDSYMQTLPKMPVHSHPQPSVCRDENSMLDSEEGLPSQTSNWGRYTNSLLESVSVPGTLNEAVVMTPFSSELQGISEQTLLELSKGKPCPHPRAWFVSLDGKPIAQVRHSFIDLKKGRKTESNDTSLDSGVDMNEHHPGRKLEREKTFVKTMPHSKILYLEDLDLSSSESGTTVCTPEDQAARYLMDGGNGPVIEQHDEEGLKRGPVIDQHEEGLKRKTVSGSHESGIPSAKKRDRPSIMRRDSKTSIWKKREERPLLPIN; this comes from the exons GATCCGTTTTTATGCTGAAAGTTCAAGTAAATGACATAATCAGTCATCAGTACCTGCAACAAGCGGTTGTAGAAGTGTTTGTTAACTACACAAAGACAAATTCTACTCTTACTGGAAGCAATGGAGCAGTATTAATAAAAGTTCCATACAAATTAGGAGTAAGCTTAACTATTGTATCATACAAGGATGGCTACATGTTAACACCTTTGCCTTGGAAGACTGGGAGAATGCCAA TATACTCTTCTGTGATGCTTTCATTATTCCCACAAAGTCAAGCTAATATGTGGCTGTTTGAAGATACTGTCTTAATTACTGGAAAACTGTCTG ATGCCAAACTTCAACCAAGTGttcagtttccaaaatttttaataaagcttCCAACAAATCGACATATTACAAATGTTACAGCCTATCTGACAGTGCCGGAGCAGTTTTTGAAAGTAGACAGCTTTGTCTATTCCACAGGAATTCTTCTAAGTAAATCAG GTTTCAAAAGCATGGAATTAGCTCCTCTTGCTGCAATATGCGTAAACGTTCGTTTAACTGGGAAAGAACTAAAAGTAAATGGTCCCATTCAGATTACACTTCCTCTTCCCCCAAGTACTGTAAAATCAGGAGATGCTGTACCTGCATGGGCATTTGATATGAAAACTG gtgctTGGGTAAGCCATGGGCTAGGAAAGGTAAAGGAAGCAGATGGTCAATTAGTATGGACATACACTGCTCAACACTTAGGCTACTGGATAGCAGCTCCACTGCCTGGAGCAAGAG AATCCATTATTAGTGTGGTTTCCAAGGACATCACAGCCTATCACACGGTGTTTCTTACTGCCATCCTGGGAGGTACTGTTGTCATTATCATTGgattttttgctgttcttcttTGTTACTGCAG GGATAAATGTGGTCAGacacagaagaaggaaaaaagtacaaCTAAGCTGGAGGTCATCAAAAAAGACCAGACTACATCAACTACACACATAAATCACATCAGTGCTGTCAAAGGGTCTTTAAAGTTGGAGGATAAGTCACAGCTATACACATCCAAGATTTCATACAGCCCTCAAAGAAGGATGTCCATAGACACAGAAGATGGAAAATCGCGAGACAATTTTAAAATCTACACAGAGGATGCTTCTTACCATTTACCCTGTCAGACTGGTCAGTCAAGAAATTCAGCCCACTCATTGGAGCCTAATGCTGGAGTTAGGCatttacagcagctgaagcaTAGTAGCAGTACTATTTCCCAGGCTCCCAGGGACATTCAAGACCAAAACAGATACCTTTCACTAAAAGAGGAGATGTATGGGCTTTCCCATATCCCAGAACACCTGATGCATATTTACAATCAACATATTGCTATTCTTCAAACCTCTGACCTTTTCCACTCCCCAGAACAATTGCATCCTGCTAAATCAGCAACTCTGCCAAGAAAAGGGCAGTTGGTTTATAGCCCCATGATGGAACCCATGAATCACGACAGTTACATGCAAACGTTACCGAAAATGCCAGTGCACTCTCATCCACAGCCTTCTGTCTGCAGAGATGAAAACAGTATGTTAGACAGTGAAGAGGGCTTACCATCTCAGACTTCAAACTGGGGGCGGTACACTAATAGCTTGCTGGAATCTGTCTCTGTTCCTGGAACATTGAATGAAGCAGTTGTAATGACTCCGTTTTCATCTGAACTTCAAGGTATTTCAGAACAAACATTATTGGAACTCTCTAAAGGAAAACCATGTCCACACCCTCGAGCATGGTTTGTGTCCCTGGATGGAAAGCCAATCGCTCAAGTGAGGCATTCTTTCATAGACCtgaaaaagggcagaaaaacaGAGAGTAATGATACCAGTCTGGACTCTGGTGTGGACATGAATGAGCATCATCCTGGTAGGAAactggagagagagaaaactttTGTTAAAACTATGCCTCATTCTAAGATCCTTTACTTGGAAGACCTGGATCTGAGTAGCAGTGAAAGTGGGACCACTGTTTGCACTCCAGAGGACCAGGCTGCGAGATACCTTATGGATGGAGGGAATGGACCAGTCATAGAACAACATGACGAAGAAGGTCTGAAAAGAGGACCAGTCATAGATCAACATGAAGAaggtctgaaaagaaaaactgtatcAGGAAGTCATGAATCTGGTATCCCTTCTGCTAAAAAAAGGGACAGACCATCTATCATGAGAAGAGATAGCAAAACCAGTatctggaagaaaagagaggagaggccACTTCTTCCtataaattaa